One window of Methanosphaera sp. genomic DNA carries:
- a CDS encoding OB-fold nucleic acid binding domain-containing protein → MSKSNDTYTKPIVYVLNPSCQIEDLEIGSDYEGVITRVEKYGFFVSLSKSVYGLLRTRNPKEKVGDKVVVKISEIKPHKGKMDVDLGYSKTKYGNDYETITVKRNIKKTKIEDLSEDIIGRNIAINGEIIQIQQTSGPTIFTVRDETDITWAAAFNEPGVRMYPELEVDDVVEILGEVSLHSGKIQIESESIEKLDDDEAEELRKSIDLAVDKKSESPDTSVMIESEVLDKLRPKLAKAAKAIRRAIYDGRSILVRHHADADGICSGIAVEQAVLPLLREESNDADAEWHFFKRSPSKAPFYELEDVVKDLSFALEDQERHGQKLPLLVLLDNGSTEEDVAALRHSKVFGIESVVVDHHYPGEVEDGRALIDDYVDIHVNPYLVGGDSQLTAGALAVELAGMINPDIRDKIRHFPAIAAVGDHAECSEVDQYLEIAKEEGYSRDDLDRIATCVDFEAYFLRFNNGRGIMNTLLGLEEKERQEELVDILMAESDKRVDTQLKAAFPNVETVFFDNGIQLNRLDVEKYAHKFTYPAPGKTTGYVHDKIVQQKGEDQPIMTLANGPDFAVLRATEVIKNDFDFNLNNVITKIQQELPQAGADGGGHEVAGSLKFVEGLRDEVLELFIKEVKDLNRD, encoded by the coding sequence ATGAGTAAATCTAACGATACATATACAAAGCCTATCGTGTATGTATTAAATCCTTCATGTCAAATTGAAGATCTTGAAATTGGAAGTGACTATGAAGGAGTCATTACTAGAGTGGAAAAATATGGATTTTTTGTAAGTCTAAGTAAAAGTGTATATGGACTTCTAAGAACCCGTAATCCAAAAGAAAAAGTTGGAGACAAGGTTGTTGTAAAAATATCAGAAATCAAGCCACACAAAGGTAAGATGGATGTAGATCTTGGATATTCCAAAACCAAATATGGTAATGACTATGAAACAATTACAGTAAAACGTAACATTAAAAAGACAAAAATTGAAGACTTATCAGAAGATATAATAGGTCGTAACATAGCAATTAATGGTGAAATCATCCAGATTCAACAAACAAGTGGACCTACAATCTTTACAGTACGTGATGAAACAGACATTACATGGGCTGCAGCATTTAATGAGCCTGGTGTAAGAATGTATCCTGAACTTGAAGTAGATGATGTTGTAGAAATTCTAGGTGAAGTATCACTACACAGTGGTAAAATTCAGATAGAATCAGAATCCATTGAAAAACTTGATGATGATGAAGCTGAAGAACTTAGAAAATCTATAGATCTTGCAGTAGATAAGAAATCTGAATCACCAGATACATCTGTAATGATTGAAAGTGAAGTACTAGATAAACTAAGACCAAAACTTGCAAAAGCTGCAAAGGCAATTAGACGTGCAATCTATGATGGAAGATCAATTCTTGTACGCCACCATGCTGATGCTGATGGTATATGTTCTGGTATTGCAGTAGAACAAGCTGTACTTCCATTATTACGCGAAGAAAGTAATGATGCAGATGCAGAATGGCACTTCTTTAAAAGATCACCAAGTAAAGCACCATTTTATGAACTTGAAGATGTTGTAAAAGATTTATCATTTGCACTTGAAGATCAAGAACGTCACGGACAAAAACTACCACTTCTTGTACTACTTGATAATGGTTCAACAGAAGAAGATGTAGCAGCATTAAGACATTCAAAAGTATTTGGAATTGAATCTGTTGTTGTAGATCATCACTATCCTGGTGAAGTTGAAGATGGACGTGCACTTATTGATGATTATGTAGATATACATGTAAATCCATACCTTGTAGGTGGAGATTCACAACTTACAGCAGGAGCACTAGCAGTAGAACTTGCAGGTATGATAAATCCTGATATTCGTGATAAAATCAGACATTTCCCTGCAATAGCAGCAGTTGGTGATCATGCAGAATGTAGTGAAGTTGACCAGTATCTTGAAATTGCAAAAGAAGAAGGTTATTCACGTGATGATTTAGATCGTATAGCAACATGTGTTGACTTTGAAGCATACTTCCTAAGATTTAATAATGGTCGTGGAATTATGAATACTCTACTTGGTCTTGAAGAAAAAGAACGTCAAGAAGAGTTAGTTGACATATTAATGGCAGAATCAGATAAAAGAGTTGACACTCAACTTAAAGCAGCATTCCCTAATGTTGAAACAGTATTCTTTGATAATGGTATTCAACTTAACAGATTAGATGTTGAAAAATATGCTCATAAATTCACATATCCTGCACCTGGTAAAACAACAGGTTATGTACATGATAAGATTGTACAACAAAAAGGTGAAGATCAGCCTATCATGACACTTGCAAATGGTCCTGATTTTGCTGTACTTAGAGCAACAGAAGTTATTAAAAATGATTTTGACTTTAACTTAAACAATGTAATTACAAAAATACAACAAGAACTTCCACAGGCAGGAGCTGATGGTGGAGGACACGAAGTTGCAGGTTCTCTAAAATTTGTTGAAGGTTTAAGAGATGAAGTTCTAGAATTGTTTATTAAAGAGGTTAAAGATCTAAATAGAGATTAA
- a CDS encoding pyridoxal phosphate-dependent aminotransferase, which yields MQYGAQRVSDINLSQVRKMFEQASPTAINLALGEPDFDTPKHIIDALKNALDEGYTHYSQNKGEVKLRETIVDKLKKDNNINTTADNVILTVGASEALYSTVNALIDPKDDVLIPDPGFLSYREVVKIAGANPVALKTSAENGFNTTLDDVENTVTENTKAMIINSPANPTGSVMPKDEIKAIAEFADENDIIIISDEIYEKIIYDKKHYSFQAYTDNAVTINGFSKAYAMTGLRVGYLSACSEIIDEVLKVHQYNVACIDTATQIAATEALTGPQQCVSDMTSEFRKRRDLVVDSLYDMGVECIRPDGAFYVFFKQDNPDEFIQKALKEDVVLVNGNAFGEMGEGYIRLSYAQSYENLQTAMERLAKIA from the coding sequence ATGCAATATGGAGCACAAAGAGTATCTGATATAAACTTATCACAAGTAAGAAAAATGTTTGAACAAGCATCACCAACAGCAATAAATCTTGCACTTGGAGAACCAGACTTTGACACACCAAAACACATAATAGATGCACTAAAAAATGCACTAGATGAAGGATATACACATTATTCACAAAACAAAGGAGAAGTAAAACTAAGAGAAACAATTGTAGATAAACTAAAAAAAGACAATAACATCAACACAACAGCAGATAATGTAATACTAACAGTAGGTGCAAGTGAAGCATTATATTCAACAGTAAATGCACTCATAGATCCAAAAGATGATGTGCTAATACCAGATCCAGGATTTCTATCATACAGGGAAGTTGTAAAAATAGCAGGAGCAAATCCAGTAGCACTAAAAACAAGTGCAGAAAATGGATTTAACACAACACTTGATGATGTAGAAAATACAGTAACAGAAAATACAAAAGCAATGATTATCAACTCACCAGCAAATCCAACAGGATCTGTAATGCCAAAAGATGAAATAAAAGCAATAGCAGAATTTGCAGATGAAAATGATATTATAATAATATCAGATGAAATCTATGAAAAAATCATATATGATAAAAAACACTACAGCTTCCAAGCATATACAGACAATGCAGTTACAATAAATGGATTTTCAAAAGCATATGCAATGACAGGACTAAGAGTAGGATATTTATCTGCATGTAGTGAAATAATAGATGAAGTACTTAAAGTACATCAATATAACGTTGCATGTATTGACACAGCAACACAAATTGCAGCAACAGAAGCATTAACAGGTCCACAACAATGTGTATCTGATATGACAAGTGAGTTTAGAAAAAGACGTGATCTTGTTGTTGATTCATTATATGATATGGGTGTTGAATGTATTCGTCCTGATGGTGCATTTTATGTATTTTTCAAACAAGACAATCCTGATGAATTCATACAAAAAGCATTAAAAGAAGATGTTGTACTTGTAAATGGTAATGCATTTGGAGAAATGGGTGAAGGATATATAAGATTATCCTATGCACAAAGCTATGAAAACCTACAAACTGCAATGGAACGTCTTGCAAAAATAGCATAG
- a CDS encoding MATE family efflux transporter codes for MENVEASNSNIEMIRGDPKVALKKLAWPLIFTLVLNMVYNLVDRIWVAGLGAGPLAAIGFILPIFMMISGIGNGFGSGANSVISRYIGAKDKDNASNSAIHSILIGIVISILIPLLLLPFLGDLLVMMGAGNVLSYASDYATIIILGSFTLVLNGILSSQLRAEGDIKRASRALIITGVLNMAIDPIFIYTFNLGVRGAAIATILSALVATVLMFYWILVKKDTYVNVEGSYFKFSPTIIREIISVAIPGTVEEVIMSSVAIMINATLAVIATTEVIAAYTAAWSIVDIAMMIPLGIATAAITVAGVAYGARDIRRVDFVCNYSIKLSMILVVVVFIVIEIFAPQIAMIFSYSSPGAFNGLVCDVLRILALFILTVPAGICCAFVFQAIGRGMISLILTILREVVFVLIALFILVDVMHLGAIGVYLCMTLGGLMGGIVAIVAFKYYIRKIEAFEGASI; via the coding sequence TTGGAGAATGTAGAAGCTAGTAATTCAAATATTGAAATGATACGTGGTGATCCTAAAGTTGCACTTAAAAAGCTTGCCTGGCCATTAATTTTTACACTTGTTCTTAACATGGTTTATAATCTTGTTGATAGAATATGGGTTGCAGGTCTTGGTGCAGGTCCTCTTGCTGCTATTGGTTTTATTTTACCTATCTTTATGATGATTAGTGGTATTGGTAATGGTTTTGGATCTGGTGCAAATTCTGTTATTTCACGATATATTGGTGCAAAAGATAAGGATAATGCATCAAATAGTGCAATTCATTCGATTCTTATTGGTATTGTTATATCAATATTAATTCCACTTTTGCTTTTGCCATTTCTTGGTGATTTACTTGTTATGATGGGTGCAGGTAATGTTTTATCTTATGCATCAGATTATGCAACTATTATTATTTTAGGTTCATTTACATTGGTACTTAATGGTATTCTTTCAAGTCAGCTAAGGGCTGAAGGTGATATTAAGCGTGCATCACGTGCTCTTATAATTACTGGTGTTCTTAATATGGCTATTGATCCTATTTTTATCTATACTTTTAATCTTGGAGTTCGTGGTGCTGCTATTGCAACGATATTATCTGCACTTGTTGCAACAGTTCTTATGTTTTACTGGATTTTAGTTAAAAAAGATACATATGTTAATGTGGAGGGTAGTTATTTTAAGTTTTCACCTACAATTATACGTGAAATTATTTCTGTTGCAATTCCTGGTACTGTTGAGGAAGTTATAATGTCAAGTGTTGCTATTATGATTAATGCTACTCTTGCAGTAATTGCTACAACTGAGGTTATTGCAGCATATACTGCAGCTTGGAGTATTGTTGATATTGCTATGATGATTCCTCTTGGTATTGCTACTGCAGCAATTACTGTTGCAGGTGTTGCATATGGTGCACGTGATATTAGGCGTGTTGATTTTGTGTGTAATTATTCAATAAAGCTTTCAATGATTCTTGTGGTTGTTGTATTTATTGTTATTGAAATTTTTGCACCTCAAATTGCAATGATCTTTTCATATTCATCTCCTGGTGCATTTAATGGATTAGTTTGTGATGTTTTAAGAATTCTTGCATTGTTTATATTAACTGTTCCTGCAGGTATTTGTTGTGCATTTGTATTTCAGGCTATTGGACGTGGTATGATTTCACTTATCTTAACAATTCTTCGTGAGGTTGTATTTGTTCTTATTGCATTATTTATTCTTGTTGATGTGATGCATCTTGGTGCTATTGGTGTTTATCTTTGTATGACTCTTGGTGGTCTTATGGGTGGTATTGTTGCAATTGTAGCATTTAAGTA